The [Pantoea] beijingensis genomic sequence GAAGAGATTGCAGCATCGCATCTCTTTTGCTCCAGCCGCCCTGAAAATGAAGGGCCGCAGCGGGGGCTAATGTACGCGTATTTGCTGGCAAAATAAATATACCCCTCATATTCGCACTGCGGGGACGATGGTTTTCCTTCCCCATCCCAGCCAATTACTGAAATAAGCTCCCGGGGACGAAAAGTGTCACCGCCCTCGGGAATTCACATCAATTTGCGGCACCACCGACATACCTACGCGTAAACGGGACAGATCGGGTTGGTTAGCATCCAGCACAATTTTCACCGGCAAACGTTGTACGACTTTAGTGAAATTACCCGTGGCATTATCCGGTGCAATTGCCGAAAACGTTGTCCCGGTAGCGGGCGCTACGCTATCTACATATCCGGAAAAGTGTACATCTGGTAAGGCATCCACGCTGATGCTCACCCGCTGGCCGGTATGAACATCAGCCAACTGCGTTTCCAGAAAATTCGCCATAATATACGCCTGAGTGAGCGGGACAACGGCCAGTAGACGCGTTCCGGCAGAAACAAAGGCGCCCTGACGTATCGCACGTTGCCCAACCACGCCATCAATCGGGGCCACGATTCGCGTATAAGAAAGATTGAGCTGTGCCTGGTCAACACCAGCCTGCGCCGCGGCAATATCCGCGTGGGCTTGTTTCAGACTGGCTTGCAGAATGCCCGTCTGCTTACGCGCGGCGAGTTCAGCTGCTTGGTTTTGCTGCACCTGAGCGGCGGCCTCACGCATGGTGGCGCTAACGCGTTGTTGTTCATCCGGCGTGGCGGTACCACTTTTTAATAACCGACGATAGCGGTCGGCATTTTGTGTCGCGTAACTCAGCGTAGCCTGGCTGGATGTCACCGCAGCTTGATTCTGGGCGATAACGGCCTGTTGTTGCTCAATCTGGGCTTGAATGCTGCTGAGGCGCGCCTGGCTAATTTGTAAATTGGCCGCAGCAGTTTCTAACGCCACGCGGTAATCGCGATCGTCGAGTGTGGCCAGCAATTCATTTGCTTTCACCCGCTGGTTATCGGTAACCAGTACCTTCGCGACGTAACCCGAAATTTTGGGTGCCACCAGCGTGTAATCAGCAGCAACATAAGCATCATTAGTGCGATAGCGATGGCTGTTTATTGTAGACCAGATAATGAAGGCGATGCCTGCCAGAATAACCAGCAGGACTGATAGCATCAGAGTTCTTTTTGCAGGTGTAAAACGCATAATCATGTTCTCGATGGAGGCGTTACGGGTTGTATCAGAGTTTGTGGTGGCCAGACGCGGACGGGAAGCCATGCGGTTAACAGAATCAGGGCTCCCGCCATGCCAATGAGGAGCAGATAGCTATCACTAATACTTAGGACCAGTGCCTGATGTCTGACCTGTGTGGCAAAATGGATAATGTTCTCCGTTGAGCTAATACTGCCATCAGCGAGTAACGGTGCGTTGCTATTGGCATCTGCGGTGCTGTTGGCACTCATCAATCCGATTCGATTTCCTGTCTGATCGAGCAGCATCGCTGAGTGAAATTTTTCGCGATGGTCAATGAACCATCCGACCATAGCGCTCGCCACAATGCTGGAAAAACCGCGGACAGAATTAAACATCGCCGAAGCGAATGGCCCTTCGGGGGGCTGAACGGTACTGGTGGCGCTCATTAACACCGGCATTATCATCATCGGCTGGGCAAAGGCCTGCAGTGCCTGAATCATCCAGAAATTTCCCCGTGCCCATTCCGTGGTTAACTGTGAACCCGCCAGGCAAGAGATGGCCAGCAGTAGTGCGCCGCAGCATAGCATCCAGCGAGCGTCAATCCAGCGAAGATTGAGTA encodes the following:
- a CDS encoding HlyD family secretion protein, encoding MRFTPAKRTLMLSVLLVILAGIAFIIWSTINSHRYRTNDAYVAADYTLVAPKISGYVAKVLVTDNQRVKANELLATLDDRDYRVALETAAANLQISQARLSSIQAQIEQQQAVIAQNQAAVTSSQATLSYATQNADRYRRLLKSGTATPDEQQRVSATMREAAAQVQQNQAAELAARKQTGILQASLKQAHADIAAAQAGVDQAQLNLSYTRIVAPIDGVVGQRAIRQGAFVSAGTRLLAVVPLTQAYIMANFLETQLADVHTGQRVSISVDALPDVHFSGYVDSVAPATGTTFSAIAPDNATGNFTKVVQRLPVKIVLDANQPDLSRLRVGMSVVPQIDVNSRGR